In a genomic window of Gossypium arboreum isolate Shixiya-1 chromosome 9, ASM2569848v2, whole genome shotgun sequence:
- the LOC108453541 gene encoding transcription initiation factor TFIID subunit 8, with amino-acid sequence MSHGDVKSTRDTIKSENQQRLSPGRLKADEFGRAVSKIAVAQICESVGFQGFKESALEALTDILVCYLCDLGRNASFHSNLAGRTECNLFDITRALEEWEASHGFPSASDIGHCLLGSGTVREIIRFVGSEEETPFAQPVPKFPIVRNRKLIPSFEHMNEKPPGKHIPTWLPAFPDPHTYIHTPMWNERASDPCADKIEQARQRRKAEKALLQLQQRLVCNGSSGTSASLATDAEKEKVQGGESNPFLAAPLQPGEKDVSLVVSPAKLTDEARKGDHVSMLEAFAPAIEAMKGGPSDGGKLHLPEKRAAVHFKFRTGKKILGEPLDLGLQKKGERGTTAFLRNEERDDKKRRAEFILRQTTEFPMELNQS; translated from the coding sequence ATGAGCCATGGAGATGTGAAAAGTACAAGAGACACAATAAAGAGTGAAAACCAGCAGAGGTTGTCGCCGGGAAGACTGAAAGCTGATGAATTTGGAAGAGCGGTTTCAAAGATTGCGGTGGCACAGATATGCGAGAGTGTAGGTTTTCAGGGATTTAAAGAGTCTGCTTTGGAGGCTCTTACTGATATCTTAGTTTGTTACCTTTGTGACTTAGGAAGAAATGCAAGTTTTCATTCTAATTTAGCTGGCAGGACGGAATGCAATCTGTTTGATATAACTCGGGCTTTAGAAGAGTGGGAAGCTTCACATGGATTTCCGAGTGCTTCCGATATTGGGCATTGTCTTTTAGGCTCTGGCACAGTTAGGGAAATAATTCGGTTTGTGGGTTCGGAAGAGGAAACCCCATTTGCTCAGCCAGTGCCGAAGTTTCCAATTGTTAGAAATAGGAAGTTGATTCCAAGTTTTGAGCATATGAATGAAAAGCCTCCGGGCAAGCATATCCCAACTTGGTTGCCAGCTTTCCCTGATCCACACACTTATATTCATACACCCATGTGGAATGAGAGGGCATCGGATCCTTGTGCTGATAAGATTGAGCAAGCAAGGCAGCGGAGAAAGGCCGAGAAGGCTTTGCTGCAGTTGCAACAGAGGCTGGTATGTAATGGTTCTTCTGGAACTTCAGCTTCCTTGGCCACGGATGCCGAAAAGGAAAAAGTACAAGGGGGTGAAAGTAATCCTTTTCTTGCTGCCCCACTGCAACCAGGAGAGAAAGATGTTTCGCTGGTTGTTTCCCCAGCTAAGCTTACTGATGAAGCAAGGAAGGGTGATCATGTTTCCATGCTAGAGGCATTTGCTCCTGCCATTGAAGCAATGAAAGGGGGGCCATCAGATGGTGGAAAACTGCACCTTCCCGAAAAGAGGGCTGCTGTTCATTTCAAGTTTAGAACCGGCAAGAAAATCTTGGGTGAGCCGCTAGATTTGGGCTTGCAGAAGAAAGGTGAGAGGGGGACAACAGCTTTTTTACGTAATGAGGAGAGGGACGATAAGAAAAGGAGAGCTGAGTTTATTCTCAGACAAACCACGGAATTTCCGATGGAACTTAATCAGTCTTAA
- the LOC108450702 gene encoding uncharacterized protein LOC108450702 encodes MSFRGRGRGRGRGFGGRGFGGYVPPEPFVLFPDIELPDVKAVPEEKTLVVWNSRLLNYWKASPYYLEEHVSKKSQSMDIERFSDWGKPKNTSKRDSLNQVLQLQSHNFPKELIGDSKRAQRSAKRMRWNLDSGLEKLDVFEKFEKDGDKEGKEKGDGEEENSDEEQGAQSDESYSDDGDYNENEHFDDDEDDYNIEDNHDDEPIY; translated from the exons ATGTCTTTTAGGGGACGAGGACGAGGGCGGGGAAGGGGATTTGGTGGGCGTGGCTTTGGTGGGTACGTACCGCCAGAACCCTTTGTGCTTTTCCCT GATATTGAACTACCTGATGTAAAAGCTGTGCCTGAAGAGAAAACCTTAGTCGTTTGGAATTCAAGGTTGCTAAACTATTGGAAAGCCTCTCCTTACTATCTTGAAGAACATGTTTCAAAGA AAAGCCAGAGTATGGATATTGAAAGATTTTCTGACTGGGGGAAGCCAAAGAACACCTCAAAACGGGATAGCCTTAACCAGGTTCTACAACTCCAATCTCATAATTTTCCTAAAGAATTGATTGGAG ATTCAAAGAGAGCGCAGCGAAGTGCCAAAAGAATGCGATGGAATCTAGACTCAG GCCTGGAGAAATTGGATGTGTTTGAGAAATTTGAAAAG GATGGAGACAAAGAAGGAAAGGAGAAAGGTgatggagaagaagaaaattcagaTGAAGAACAGGGAGCACAGTCTGACGAATCATACAGCGATGATGGAGATTATAATGAG AATGAACATTTCGATGATGATGAAGATGATTATAACATAGAAGATAACCATGATG ATGAACCTATATATTAG
- the LOC108453542 gene encoding uncharacterized protein LOC108453542: protein MEKYFGNAYRGDPGVPHAGPDRFVNIWIGSAAFSVLTWFNPYMWQLTNQFNWHDKAMIFEHYHWKKAKAKNQPYKFKWNEYMDKDHRDSYYFNWPVYFP from the exons ATGGAGAAGTACTTTGGGAATGCATATAGAGGTGACCCGGGGGTGCCCCATGCGGGCCCGGACCGGTTCGTGAATATATGGATAGGGTCGGCTGCTTTCTCTGTACTCACTTGGTTCAACCCTTACATGTGGCAGCTCACAAATCAATTCAA TTGGCATGACAAAGCAATGATATTTGAACATTACCATTGGAAGAAAGCGAAGGCTAAGAACCAACCATACAAATTTAAG TGGAATGAGTACATGGACAAGGATCACAGGGACTCGTATTATTTCAACTGGCCTGTCTACTTCCCATAG
- the LOC108450591 gene encoding membrane magnesium transporter, translated as MGLGFMVGVLGVLFLFHAAYSTIQYRGLLKIMEEEFSGPPMNVVLELLLGFVFCISAALTVPGNFLSIHPDSEENRIVSLSANLDFMIFNHRAKALPSETDMKLKH; from the exons ATGGGATTAGGTTTCATGGTCGGCGTTTTGGGGGTTCTATTCCTCTTCCACGCAGCTTATTCCACAATTCAGT ATAGGGGGCTATTGAAGATTATGGAGGAGGAGTTTTCTGGTCCGCCCATGAAC GTGGTTTTAGAGTTGCTTCTAGGGTTTGTTTTCTGTATTTCAGCTGCTCTAACCGTGCCCGGGAATTTTCTCTCCATACATCCTGATTCTGAGGAGAATAG GATTGTTTCTTTATCAGCAAACTTGGACTTTATGATCTTCAATCACAGAGCGAAAGCACTTCCTTCAGAAACTGATATGAAGCTGAAGCATTAA